The following are encoded in a window of Fischerella sp. PCC 9605 genomic DNA:
- a CDS encoding TIGR00730 family Rossman fold protein, with protein sequence MKYICVFCGSSMGIRPAYKLAAQAMGEALVRRGFGLVYGGGNIGLMGTIADAVLAARGQVIGVIPEFLVTKEIAHTGLTKLHIVDSMHERKALMAELSDAFIALPGGYGTLEEFCEILTWAQLGLHQKPFGLLNVEAYYNPLLQLFDQAVTEKFLKPTLRSLVLEASHPEHILDLLANYQPPNIDKWIGRDIQT encoded by the coding sequence GTGAAGTACATCTGTGTATTTTGTGGTTCCAGTATGGGTATCCGACCAGCTTACAAGCTAGCTGCCCAGGCAATGGGTGAGGCATTAGTACGGCGGGGGTTTGGTCTAGTTTATGGAGGTGGCAACATTGGTTTAATGGGCACTATTGCCGATGCAGTTTTGGCAGCACGTGGTCAGGTCATTGGCGTAATTCCAGAGTTTCTCGTTACCAAGGAAATAGCCCATACTGGACTGACAAAACTTCACATTGTTGATTCCATGCACGAGCGTAAAGCTCTCATGGCTGAATTATCTGATGCTTTTATTGCTCTGCCTGGTGGATATGGAACTTTGGAAGAATTTTGCGAGATACTGACATGGGCACAGTTGGGATTACATCAAAAGCCTTTCGGTCTATTAAATGTCGAGGCGTACTACAATCCGCTGCTTCAGTTATTCGACCAGGCGGTGACTGAAAAGTTTTTAAAACCTACCCTCCGCTCCTTAGTCCTGGAAGCATCCCATCCCGAACATATTTTAGATTTACTGGCTAACTACCAACCACCCAATATTGATAAGTGGATTGGGCGAGACATTCAAACTTAG
- a CDS encoding sensor histidine kinase, whose product MLHDPNQMTLFPLLPDQALEEMKEYGTQIQLNTGDVLFREGDSNYNFHAILEGEVEITKQVGGETRLLAIHRRGEFVGELSMLTGANYIASARAIAPSHVLRIEVDTFRHILAECSPLGDVILTAMAGRSRDVEAQLRQQEKMAALGKLSAGLAHELNNPGAAAQRAASLLRENFQNLQSLNLQLSCLTKEQLNLLVNIQHQATEYAATAPKLDPLTESDKEDEVIDWLEDRDVINSWKLAPTLVSAGFDSAKLDILAENIPSNSLSNVLTWLEATLSATGLINDIEQSTARISELVKAIKGYTYMDQAPLQEIDVHEGIENTLLIFHCRIKRGIIVHRKYDRTLPRISAYASELNQVWTNLIDNAIDAMDGKGELTICTYKENNCIIVEIADTGIGIPEAIQSRIFEPFFTTKGVGKGTGLGLEIAYRIVVNRHKGDIYVESKPGDTRFRVCLPMNLS is encoded by the coding sequence ATGCTGCACGATCCCAACCAGATGACGCTGTTTCCCTTGTTGCCAGATCAAGCTTTAGAAGAGATGAAGGAATATGGCACCCAGATCCAACTCAATACGGGGGATGTGCTGTTTCGTGAGGGTGACTCCAACTACAATTTTCACGCGATTTTAGAGGGCGAAGTTGAGATTACCAAACAAGTTGGTGGTGAGACGAGACTGTTAGCTATTCATCGCCGTGGTGAATTTGTAGGTGAATTGTCGATGCTGACTGGTGCAAATTATATTGCCAGTGCTCGGGCGATCGCACCCAGTCACGTGCTGCGAATTGAAGTCGATACCTTTAGGCACATTCTCGCCGAATGTTCGCCCCTAGGGGATGTAATTCTTACCGCAATGGCAGGCAGAAGCAGAGATGTAGAAGCGCAATTGCGGCAACAAGAGAAGATGGCAGCGTTAGGTAAACTCTCAGCCGGCTTAGCACACGAGTTAAATAATCCAGGGGCGGCGGCGCAACGGGCAGCATCATTATTACGCGAGAATTTTCAAAACTTGCAATCTCTGAATTTACAGTTAAGTTGCCTCACAAAAGAGCAACTAAATTTGCTTGTAAATATTCAACATCAGGCAACAGAATACGCTGCTACTGCACCCAAACTCGATCCCCTCACCGAAAGCGACAAAGAAGACGAAGTGATAGACTGGCTAGAAGATCGTGATGTCATCAATAGCTGGAAACTCGCTCCCACTCTGGTTTCTGCCGGATTTGACTCTGCAAAGCTAGATATTCTTGCCGAGAATATCCCCTCTAACTCTCTTAGCAACGTGTTGACTTGGTTAGAAGCTACACTTTCAGCAACTGGACTGATCAACGATATTGAGCAGAGTACAGCACGTATTTCTGAGTTAGTGAAAGCAATTAAAGGCTACACTTACATGGATCAAGCCCCTCTGCAAGAAATAGATGTGCATGAGGGAATTGAAAATACTCTGCTTATCTTTCATTGTCGGATCAAAAGGGGAATCATCGTTCACCGCAAGTACGATCGCACTCTGCCACGCATTAGCGCTTATGCCAGCGAACTCAATCAAGTATGGACAAATTTGATTGACAATGCAATTGATGCAATGGATGGCAAAGGTGAACTGACTATTTGCACTTACAAAGAAAACAACTGCATTATAGTTGAAATTGCTGATACTGGTATTGGTATCCCTGAAGCGATTCAATCTCGAATTTTTGAGCCATTTTTTACTACGAAAGGTGTGGGTAAAGGCACTGGTTTGGGTTTAGAAATTGCCTATCGAATTGTTGTGAACAGGCATAAAGGAGACATTTATGTTGAATCCAAACCAGGTGATACGCGCTTTCGCGTATGCCTGCCAATGAATTTGTCATAA
- a CDS encoding YkvA family protein, which yields MRKRFFTGLLQDGIRKVLRNPKYRWFAIVASLFYLISPLDISPDVFPIVGWLDDGLIASLVVAEVSQIVVEQLKNRKKATSAANSTQTDAAIDVDAVSVN from the coding sequence ATGAGAAAGAGATTTTTTACCGGGCTATTACAAGACGGAATTCGTAAAGTCTTGCGTAATCCCAAATATCGCTGGTTCGCAATAGTTGCTAGCTTATTCTACCTTATCAGTCCATTGGACATTTCGCCAGATGTTTTCCCAATTGTGGGATGGCTTGACGATGGACTAATTGCCAGTTTGGTTGTTGCAGAAGTTTCCCAAATTGTTGTAGAGCAACTTAAAAATCGTAAAAAAGCCACTTCTGCTGCAAATTCTACTCAAACAGATGCAGCGATCGATGTGGATGCTGTGTCTGTGAACTAG
- a CDS encoding GIY-YIG nuclease family protein — MWLKYGLDKDGTLVSIDDVSKGKTLLKCPYCRSGLTAKKGKIKEHHFAHNQETCRPVANREFPVLPLYDNFNIHLSSKNLEQLKLLWKEYGSKNYPIEYQLVSPNLIKTGLLKKNVYTVPPGYEFTNLGKIPVKALDLMYFNEVQEPLLLKKLLKLELAVEHALYKDTPDLLHRMTDFNLYRAQLKRVLSCTLYFLEIQTSQGILYKIGITQRSVGERVAEVKTDLLAHYQTVAIKVLGSWAHRGNIELYFKHRYQDFNYRIGNLTEYYKFNTEDAKIVLHDLQKMKPKVLSCVEMGILEDKFNFALDTSLWNSRDGDRLTPTITKINTY, encoded by the coding sequence ATGTGGCTGAAATATGGTTTAGATAAAGATGGGACACTGGTAAGTATAGATGATGTCTCTAAGGGAAAAACTTTACTGAAGTGTCCTTATTGTAGGAGTGGACTAACTGCTAAAAAAGGCAAGATAAAAGAACATCATTTTGCTCATAATCAAGAAACATGCCGTCCAGTAGCTAACCGAGAATTTCCGGTTTTGCCCCTCTATGACAATTTCAACATTCATTTATCATCTAAGAATTTAGAGCAATTAAAACTGTTATGGAAAGAATACGGCTCTAAAAATTATCCTATTGAGTATCAGTTAGTTTCTCCTAATTTAATCAAAACAGGTTTGTTGAAGAAAAATGTTTACACAGTTCCACCTGGATACGAATTTACCAATTTAGGTAAAATCCCTGTTAAAGCGCTAGATTTGATGTATTTTAACGAAGTGCAAGAGCCACTATTACTCAAAAAGCTGCTCAAGCTGGAGTTAGCGGTAGAACACGCTTTATACAAAGATACTCCTGATTTACTACACCGAATGACTGATTTCAACCTATACCGCGCTCAACTTAAACGTGTCTTATCCTGTACTCTCTATTTTTTAGAAATTCAAACATCCCAAGGAATTCTGTATAAAATTGGGATAACTCAACGCTCCGTTGGAGAACGAGTGGCAGAAGTAAAAACAGATTTGCTTGCACACTATCAAACTGTTGCTATTAAGGTACTAGGAAGCTGGGCTCATCGAGGGAATATAGAATTGTATTTCAAACACCGTTATCAGGATTTTAACTACAGAATTGGAAATTTAACTGAATATTATAAATTCAATACCGAAGATGCCAAAATTGTGCTGCACGATCTGCAAAAGATGAAGCCGAAAGTACTTTCTTGTGTTGAAATGGGTATCCTTGAGGACAAATTTAATTTTGCGCTGGATACGTCGCTATGGAATAGTAGGGATGGCGATCGCCTTACCCCTACTATTACAAAAATCAACACTTATTGA
- a CDS encoding GAF domain-containing protein, with protein MALNLSKLPDWAKLTVSTLSIIALSGIVGNRADAIFLNILSLLSQRITVSLWVAMSVLLITIFSLIVILRYYYKAHQIATKINKLDESLLLLQPKLHVNSDITEALKRLLDEFLSRTLDLLHYLDGCGIAVYAPDPNDPEYLTTLCQLESPNEVKEKARFYIGNDSHKKRGVAGNTFIDQTRRIVHLYRKNGIWHSDNPDYIFLQDNRNRRRLSYRTLIAIPIIGDANNSLGVLCLYSDCVSAFDSRAVQDLLTAIALRLSAPMLTVRTYQMQSIPSTT; from the coding sequence ATGGCGTTGAATTTATCGAAACTACCCGATTGGGCAAAACTAACCGTAAGCACTCTATCTATTATTGCTCTCAGTGGTATTGTAGGTAATCGCGCTGATGCAATTTTTTTGAATATTCTATCCTTGCTTAGTCAACGCATTACCGTTAGTTTGTGGGTAGCAATGAGTGTGCTTCTAATTACGATCTTTTCTTTAATCGTTATCCTACGGTACTATTACAAAGCACATCAAATCGCCACCAAAATTAATAAACTGGACGAAAGTTTGCTGTTATTACAGCCTAAGTTACATGTAAATTCTGATATCACTGAAGCACTGAAGCGACTATTGGATGAGTTTTTAAGTAGAACACTTGACCTGCTTCATTATCTAGATGGATGTGGTATTGCTGTTTACGCCCCTGACCCTAACGATCCAGAATATTTGACAACATTGTGCCAATTAGAATCACCTAATGAAGTTAAAGAGAAAGCACGTTTTTACATAGGTAACGACTCTCATAAAAAACGAGGAGTTGCCGGAAATACCTTCATTGATCAGACGCGCCGCATTGTACATTTATACAGAAAAAATGGCATCTGGCACTCAGACAATCCTGATTATATTTTTCTTCAAGATAACCGCAACCGTCGCCGCCTGTCATATAGAACGCTAATTGCTATACCCATTATTGGTGATGCAAATAATAGTTTAGGCGTCCTGTGTCTTTACAGTGACTGTGTATCAGCATTTGACTCTAGAGCAGTTCAAGACCTACTCACCGCGATCGCCCTACGTCTATCTGCACCAATGCTAACAGTGCGTACTTACCAAATGCAGTCTATACCTTCAACTACCTAA
- a CDS encoding SAM hydrolase/SAM-dependent halogenase family protein, whose amino-acid sequence MFICVIADYGTGDPAFAEVAQRLLMAFPHAQTHLLSVPPFSTLATGFWIAQLGLNPGPSDRLIYHNCAPRQDDPQARRDNEGEGLTYALLSNDVKVVGVNAGYTLSFIKDHAKVLRVVNVSRGGSQFRSRDVFPLAAAAIGREDFSLLGDSLLPEQIPDVPPDRIAWIDGYGNIKTTIAAHTVNLEPESKIVIRIGDVVSDAIYSDGSFKVSEGTLAFAPGSSGWLCADSGQPLRWMELFLRGGNAWERFSRPRVNQQVTLIA is encoded by the coding sequence ATGTTTATCTGCGTCATTGCAGACTACGGTACAGGAGATCCGGCATTTGCTGAAGTTGCACAACGTCTCCTGATGGCTTTTCCTCATGCCCAGACTCATTTGCTTTCGGTTCCTCCATTTAGTACCCTGGCAACAGGTTTTTGGATTGCTCAACTAGGACTGAATCCTGGCCCTAGCGATCGCTTGATTTATCACAACTGTGCACCTCGCCAAGATGATCCCCAAGCCCGTCGAGACAATGAGGGTGAAGGGTTAACCTATGCCCTGTTATCCAATGATGTAAAAGTAGTGGGTGTGAATGCGGGTTATACCCTCTCGTTTATCAAAGACCATGCTAAGGTGTTGCGAGTTGTCAATGTTTCTCGTGGTGGTTCGCAGTTTCGATCGCGTGATGTATTTCCTCTAGCTGCGGCTGCGATTGGGCGTGAAGATTTCAGCCTTCTGGGAGATAGTCTTCTTCCTGAGCAAATTCCAGATGTTCCACCCGACCGAATCGCCTGGATTGATGGCTACGGTAACATCAAAACGACTATTGCGGCACATACAGTTAACTTGGAACCTGAGAGTAAAATTGTCATCCGCATCGGAGATGTGGTCAGTGATGCGATATATTCCGATGGCAGTTTTAAGGTATCTGAAGGAACTTTGGCCTTTGCTCCCGGTAGTTCCGGTTGGTTATGCGCTGACTCAGGACAACCATTGCGCTGGATGGAACTTTTTTTGCGGGGAGGGAATGCTTGGGAACGATTTAGCAGACCCCGTGTGAATCAACAGGTAACTCTAATAGCCTAA